A region from the Tachyglossus aculeatus isolate mTacAcu1 chromosome X2, mTacAcu1.pri, whole genome shotgun sequence genome encodes:
- the PURA gene encoding LOW QUALITY PROTEIN: transcriptional activator protein Pur-alpha (The sequence of the model RefSeq protein was modified relative to this genomic sequence to represent the inferred CDS: inserted 2 bases in 1 codon), protein MADRDSGSEQGGAAPGSGGSLGHPGPGXGGGGGGGGGGGGAGAPGGLQHETQELASKRVDIQNKRFYLDVKQNAKGRFLKIAEVGAGGNKSRLTLSMSVAVEFRDYLGDFIEHYAQLGPSQPPDLAQAADEPRRALKSEFLVRENRKYYMDLKENQRGRFLRIRQTVNRGPGLGSTQGQTIALPAQGLIEFRDALAKLIDDYGVEEEPAELPEGTSLTVDNKRFFFDVGSNKYGVFMRVSEVKPTYRNSITVPYKVWAKFGHTFCKYSEEMKKIQEKQREKRAACEQQQLQQQQQLQQQQQQQQPQEETAASATLLLQGEEEGEED, encoded by the exons aTGGCGGACCGAGACAGCGGCAGCGAGCAAGGCGGAGCGGCGCCGGGGTCCGGCGGCTCCCTGGGGCACCCGGGCcccgg gggggggggagggggcgggggcgggggcggcggcggcgcgggggCCCCCGGGGGCCTGCAGCACGAGACGCAGGAGCTGGCCTCCaagcgggtggacatccagaacAAGCGGTTCTACCTGGACGTGAAGCAGAACGCCAAGGGCCGGTTCCTGAAGATCGCCGAGGTGGGCGCCGGGGGCAACAAGAGCCGGCTGACGCTGTCCATGTCGGTGGCCGTGGAGTTCCGCGACTACCTGGGCGACTTCATCGAGCACTACGCGCAGCTGGGGCCCAGCCAGCCGCCGGACCTGGCCCAGGCGGCCGACGAGCCGCGCCGGGCGCTCAAGAGCGAGTTCCTGGTGCGGGAGAACCGCAAGTACTACATGGATCTCAAGGAGAACCAGCGGGGCCGGTTCCTGCGCATCCGCCAGACGGTCAACCGGGGGCCCGGCCTGGGCTCCACGCAGGGCCAGACCATCGCCCTGCCGGCCCAGGGCCTCATCGAGTTCCGCGACGCCCTGGCCAAGCTCATCGACGACTACGGCGTGGAGGAGGAGCCGGCCGAGCTGCCCGAGGGCACCTCCTTGACTGTGGACAACAAGCGCTTCTTCTTCGACGTGGGCTCCAACAAGTACGGGGTCTTCATGCGGGTGAGCGAGGTCAAGCCCACCTACCGCAACTCCATCACCGTGCCCTACAAGGTGTGGGCCAAGTTCGGCCACACCTTCTGCAAGTACTCGGAGGAGATGAAGAagatccaggagaagcagcgggagAAGCGGGCCGCCTgcgagcagcagcagctgcagcagcagcagcagctgcagcagcagcagcagcagcagcagccgcaggaGGAGACGGCCGCTTCCGCGACCTTGCTgctgcagggggaggaggagggggaggaagattgA